From the genome of Ziziphus jujuba cultivar Dongzao chromosome 6, ASM3175591v1, one region includes:
- the LOC107431136 gene encoding transcription factor MYB93, whose protein sequence is MGRPPCCDENGLKKGPWTPEEDEKLVDYINRHGHGSWRALPKLAGLNRCGKSCRLRWTNYLRPDIKRGKFSEEEERIIINLHSVLGNKWSRIATHLPGRTDNEIKNFWNTYLRKKLLKLGIDPETHKPRTDLNHLLNLSQLLTATQFGNTINTTSPWDNALKLQADAAQLAKLQLLQNLLQVINTATSSTSATVTNPQFPFMDQNSGTSISNLLGSQNFNPILGLLNGTSNNMMNTGAADFVPQYYEYSNNNGSSQGVIDTWGSPELGGGLEYLDGSVKAMADSNNNNDNNGSYEIKPLPELTSSPSDHSHGTSAGTNQMEESKSDIDHTHESSTSTIFEAWEKLMDDEDSETYWKDILE, encoded by the exons ATGGGCAGACCACCATGTTGTGATGAGAATGGTTTGAAGAAAGGGCCATGGACACCAGAAGAAGATGAGAAGCTTGTTGATTATATTAATAGGCATGGCCATGGAAGTTGGAGAGCTTTACCTAAGCTAGCAGGATTGAATAGGTGTGGTAAGAGCTGCAGATTAAGGTGGACTAACTACCTAAGGCCTGATATCAAAAGAGGCAAATTCTccgaagaagaagagagaatcaTCATCAACCTCCATTCTGTTCTTGGAAACaa GTGGTCAAGGATTGCAACCCATTTACCGGGAAGAACTGATAACGAAATCAAGAACTTCTGGAATACATACCTGAGGAAAAAGCTTCTGAAACTTGGTATTGATCCAGAAACTCATAAACCAAGAACAGATCTGAATCACCTCCTGAACCTTTCCCAGTTGCTAACCGCTACGCAATTCGGAAACACCATTAACACTACTAGTCCTTGGGACAATGCCCTGAAGTTGCAAGCAGATGCTGCTCAACTGGCCAAGCTCCAGTTGTTGCAAAATCTATTGCAAGTGATAAACACAGCAACCAGTAGCACTAGTGCTACTGTCACTAATCCACAGTTTCCATTTATGGATCAAAATAGCGGTACTAGTATTTCTAATCTATTGGGTTCTCAAAATTTTAACCCAATCCTAGGGCTTTTGAATGGAACAAGCAATAATATGATGAATACAGGTGCTGCTGATTTTGTTCCTCAATATTATGAATATTCCAATAATAATGGGTCATCTCAAGGTGTTATAGATACATGGGGTTCTCCTGAATTAGGTGGTGGGTTAGAGTACTTGGATGGTAGTGTTAAAGCCATGGCCgatagcaacaacaacaacgacaaCAATGGAAGCTATGAGATTAAGCCTCTTCCTGAATTGACTTCATCACCATCTGATCATTCTCATGGAACTTCTGCCGGAACCAATCAAATGGAAGAAAGCAAGAGCGATATTGATCATACTCATGAGTCATCCACTTCCACAATCTTTGAAGCCTGGGAAAAACTCATGGATGATGAAGATAGCGAAACTTACTGGAAAGATATTTTAGAGTAA
- the LOC107431210 gene encoding ABC transporter B family member 2, with the protein MAPSDSFSGNGEAGDNSTTTKKQQRVEEEKKKKQQKVSLLKLFSFADFQDYVLMGIGSIGACVHGVSVPVFFIFFGKLINIIGMAYLFPKEASHKVGKYSLDFLYLSIAILFSSWTEVACWMYTGERQAAKMRMAYLRAMLTQDISLFDTEASTGEVISAITSDIIVVQDALSEKVGNFMHYMSRFLGGFIIGFVRVWQISLVTLSIVPLIALAGGVYAYIATGLIARVRKSYVKAGEIAEEVIGNVRTVQAFAGEEMAVKQYTSALTNTYKYGRKAGLAKGLGLGFMHCTLFLSWALLVWFTSVVVHKSIANGGDSFTTMLNVVIAGLSLGQAALDISAFVRAMAAAYPIFEMIERNTTNKSNSKCGRKLNKLEGHIQFKNVSFSYPSRPDVTIFDNLFLEIPPGKIVALVGGSGSGKSTVISLIERFYEPLSGQILIDGNDIRELDLKWLRQQIGLVNQEPALFATSIRENILYGKDDATLDEITRAAKLSEAVTFINNLPDRFETQVGERGIQLSGGQKQRIAISRAIVKNPSILLLDEATSALDAESEKSVQEALDLAMVGRTTVVVAHRLSTIRNADIIAVVQEGKIVETGSHEELISNPNSVYASLVHLQETASLQHHNSFGPNLGRPPSIKYSRELSRTTTSFGASFRSDKESLSRVGADGTETVKPRYVPAGRMYSMVKPDWIYGVVGTIGAFIAGAQMPLFALGVSQALVAYYMDWDTTRHEIKKISLLFCGGAVVTVIVHAIEHLCFGTMGERLTLRVREMMFSAILRNEIGWFDDTNNTSSMLSSRLESDATLLRTIVVDRSTILLQNVGLLVASLIIAFILNWRITLVVLAAYPLIISGHISEKLFMQGYGGNLSKAYLKANMLAGEAVSNIRTVAAFCAEDKIVDLYSRELVEPSRRSFTRGQIAGVFYGISQFFIFSSYGLALWYGSVLMGKELASFKSVMKSFMVLIVTALAMGETLALAPDLLKGNQMVASVFEVLDRKTEVVGDVGEELTTVEGTIELRGIQFIYPSRPDIVIFKDFNLKVRSGKSMALVGQSGSGKSSVISLILRFYDPNAGKVMIDGKDIKKLKIKSLRKHIGLVQQEPALFATSIYENILYGKEGASEAEVIEAAKLANAHSFISALPEGYQTKVGERGVQLSGGQRQRVAIARAVLKNPEILLLDEATSALDVESERIVQQALDSLMKNRTTVMVAHRLSTIKNADQISVLQDGKIIEQGTHSNLIENKNGAYFKLINIQQQQQRQ; encoded by the exons ATGGCACCATCGGATTCATTTTCCGGCAACGGCGAAGCCGGAGACAATAGTACTACGACGAAGAAGCAGCAGCgagtagaagaagaaaagaagaagaagcaacaaAAAGTTTCGTTGCTAAAACTATTTAGTTTTGCTGATTTTCAAGACTATGTGCTAATGGGAATCGGATCCATAGGAGCTTGTGTCCATGGAGTTTCGGTTCCTgtgttctttattttctttggcAAGTTGATAAACATTATAGGGATGGCTTATCTCTTTCCCAAAGAAGCTTCTCATAAAGTTGGAaag TATTCATTGGACTTTCTATATCTGAGCATAGCTATACTGTTCTCATCATGGACAG AGGTGGCTTGTTGGATGTATACTGGAGAAAGACAAGCAGCGAAAATGAGGATGGCATATTTGAGAGCAATGTTGACTCAAGATATTAGTCTTTTTGACACTGAAGCTTCCACTGGAGAGGTTATCTCTGCTATTACTAGTGACATCATTGTTGTTCAAGATGCCCTTTCTGaaaag GTGGGGAATTTCATGCACTACATGAGCAGATTTCTAGGAGGATTCATAATTGGATTTGTGAGGGTTTGGCAAATTAGTTTGGTAACACTTTCAATTGTCCCGTTGATTGCCTTGGCTGGTGGTGTTTATGCATATATTGCTACTGGTCTAATTGCCAGGGTAAGAAAATCCTATGTCAAGGCTGGTGAGATTGCTGAAGAG GTGATTGGAAATGTTAGAACGGTCCAAGCATTTGCAGGGGAAGAAATGGCAGTGAAACAATACACGTCAGCTCTGACTAATACATACAAGTATGGAAGAAAAGCAGGACTAGCTAAGGGTCTGGGCCTGGGTTTCATGCATTGTACCCTTTTCCTTTCTTGGGCATTGCTTGTCTGGTTCACTAGTGTTGTTGTTCACAAGAGCATTGCCAATGGCGGGGACTCTTTCACAACCATGCTCAATGTTGTTATTGCTGGCCT GTCATTAGGACAGGCAGCATTAGACATTTCTGCTTTCGTTCGAGCTATGGCAGCTGCTTATCCCATATTTGAGATGATTGAGAGGAACACAACGAACAAAAGCAACAGTAAATGTGGCCGGAAGTTGAACAAATTGGAGGGGCATATCCAATTCAAGAACGTGTCTTTCAGTTACCCGTCTCGTCCTGATGTAACAATTTTCGACAATCTCTTTCTTGAAATCCCTCCTGGGAAGATTGTAGCACTTGTAGGAGGAAGTGGATCTGGAAAGAGCACAGTTATATCTTTGATCGAACGCTTCTATGAGCCACTCTCTGGACAGATACTTATAGATGGGAATGATATTAGGGAGCTTGACCTCAAGTGGCTTAGGCAGCAAATTGGGTTGGTTAATCAAGAGCCTGCACTTTTTGCAACAAGCATCAGAGAAAACATACTATATGGGAAAGACGATGCCACTCTTGACGAGATCACTCGTGCAGCTAAACTTTCAGAAGCTGTCACTTTCATAAACAATCTGCCTGATAGGTTTGAAACTCAG GTTGGAGAGAGAGGGATACAACTATCAGGTGGACAAAAGCAAAGGATAGCAATATCACGCGCGATAGtgaaaaatccatcaattctGTTACTGGATGAAGCTACAAGTGCATTGGATGCAGAGTCTGAGAAGAGTGTGCAAGAGGCCCTCGATCTTGCCATGGTGGGAAGAACAACTGTAGTGGTTGCTCATCGACTTTCCACCATTAGAAATGCAGATATCATTGCTGTGGTTCAAGAGGGGAAGATAGTGGAAACAGGAAGCCATGAGGAACTCATTTCGAATCCAAACAGTGTCTATGCATCACTTGTTCACCTTCAAGAGACGGCATCTTTGCAACACCACAACTCGTTTGGTCCTAACTTGGGACGCCCACCAAG CATAAAGTATTCACGAGAATTATCCCGAACTACAACAAGTTTTGGTGCTAGTTTTCGTTCTGATAAGGAATCACTAAGCCGTGTTGGTGCTGATGGGACAGAGACTGTCAAGCCCAGGTATGTTCCAGCAGGAAGAATGTACTCCATGGTAAAGCCAGACTGGATTTATGGGGTGGTGGGTACGATAGGTGCCTTCATTGCTGGAGCACAGATGCCCCTTTTTGCTCTGGGAGTCTCTCAGGCTCTTGTAGCCTATTACATGGACTGGGACACAACACGCCACGAGATCAAAAAGATTTCTTTACTCTTCTGCGGTGGTGCGGTAGTAACTGTCATTGTCCATGCCATAGAGCATCTTTGTTTTGGAACCATGGGAGAGCGACTCACTCTTCGTGTGAGAGAGATGATGTTTTCTG CCATATTGAGGAATGAGATCGGATGGTTTGATGACACTAACAACACTAGTTCTATGCTTTCGTCTCGTTTAGAAAGCGATGCAACACTGTTACGAACAATAGTCGTCGATAGGTCTACGATTCTGTTACAGAATGTGGGATTGCTTGTTGCCTCATTAATTATAGCCTTCATCTTGAACTGGAGGATCACACTTGTAGTCTTGGCTGCATATCCATTGATTATCAGTGGTCATATCAGTGAG AAACTTTTCATGCAAGGCTATGGTGGAAACTTGAGCAAAGCATATCTAAAAGCTAACATGCTAGCTGGTGAGGCAGTGAGTAATATTCGTACTGTTGCTGCATTTTGTGCCGAGGACAAGATCGTTGACCTCTATTCCCGTGAGCTTGTTGAGCCTTCTAGGCGTTCGTTTACTCGTGGACAAATTGCTGGAGTATTCTATGGCATCTCCCAGTTCTTCATCTTTTCATCCTACGGCCTGGCCTTATG GTATGGTTCTGTTTTGATGGGAAAGGAGCTTGCTAGCTTCAAGTCTGTCATGAaatcatttatggttttaatagtGACAGCACTGGCCATGGGAGAGACTTTGGCATTGGCACCGGATCTCTTAAAAGGGAACCAAATGGTGGCATCGGTGTTCGAGGTGCTTGACAGAAAAACTGAGGTAGTTGGGGATGTAGGAGAAGAGTTAACAACAGTTGAGGGTACAATTGAGCTAAGGGGTATCCAATTTATCTACCCTTCAAGGCCTGACATAGTGATTTTCAAGGACTTCAATTTAAAAGTTCGATCAGGCAAGAGTATGGCATTGGTTGGGCAAAGTGGTTCCGGTAAAAGCTCTGTGATATCTCTAATTCTCAGGTTTTATGATCCTAATGCTGGCAAAGTGATGATTGATG GGAAAGACATCAAGAAGCTGAAGATCAAGTCTCTCAGAAAACATATTGGCCTGGTTCAACAAGAACCAGCCCTCTTCGCAACATCAATTTACGAAAACATCCTCTATGGAAAAGAAGGAGCATCTGAAGCAGAAGTGATTGAAGCTGCTAAACTTGCCAATGCACATAGTTTCATCAGTGCTCTTCCTGAGGGCTACCAAACCAAAGTAGGTGAGCGAGGAGTGCAACTGTCTGGAGGCCAACGACAACGCGTAGCTATAGCCCGAGCAGTTCTAAAGAACCCTGAAATCCTGCTATTGGATGAAGCAACAAGTGCTCTTGATGTCGAATCAGAGCGCATTGTGCAACAAGCTCTCGACAGCTTGATGAAGAACCGGACGACTGTCATGGTTGCTCATAGGCTTTCAACCATAAAGAATGCAGACCAAATATCAGTTTTACAGGATGGTAAGATTATAGAGCAAGGGACTCATTCAAATctgatagaaaataaaaatggagcATACTTCAAGTTAATAAACATTCAGCAACAGCAACAGAGACAATaa
- the LOC107431168 gene encoding purine permease 21 codes for MAENQLLQLHAIDQEAHKESSRATRQDSTTNLRGKDYKWWIRMAMYMIFLLCGQSTAILLGRLYYDQGGQRKWIAALVQTVGFPILFPFYFLPTSSSSSSSSSSSSSSSSSPSSIPTTSNGISGPPSIITLALVYLTLGLLTAGGCLSSSYGFLYLPVSTLSIISASQLGFTALFSFFLNSQKFTPFITNSIVLLTISPTLLAFQPNPSNVNGVSKGKYAIGFICTVCAAVVTALVLSLSQFFFRKVIKKISFRAVVEMIIFQSLVASWVILVGLFASNEWKGLRSEMEGFGLGKVSYAMTLVWSAISWQLFQIGAVGLIFEVSSLFCNVMSALALPLIQVLAVIIFHDKFNGLKAISMVLAIWGFVSYIYQHYLDDQKSKNIKINANADADVVEDIADVDAN; via the exons ATGGCAGAAAATCAACTACTTCAGCTTCATGCAATTG ATCAGGAAGCCCACAAAGAATCAAGCAGAGCAACGCGACAAGATTCAACAACAAATTTACGAGGAAAAGATTATAAATGGTGGATTCGAATGGCAATGTACATGATCTTTCTCTTGTGTGGACAATCAACAGCAATCCTTTTGGGAAGATTGTATTATGATCAAGGTGGACAAAGAAAATGGATAGCTGCTTTGGTTCAAACTGTCGGTTTCCCAATTCTCTTTCCCTTCTATTTCCTTCccacttcatcatcatcatcatcatcatcatcatcatcatcatcgtcatcatcatcaccatcctcAATTCCTACCACCAGTAATGGAATATCAGGTCCACCATCTATAATAACCTTGGCGTTGGTTTATCTTACACTTGGTCTACTCACAGCAGGAGGCTGCTTATCATCTTCATATGGGTTTTTGTACCTCCCGGTTTCTACTTTGTCAATCATTTCTGCATCACAGTTGGGTTTCACTGCTCTTTTCTCCTTCTTCCTCAATTCCCAAAAGTTCACTCCTTTCATCACCAATTCCATTGTCCTTCTCACTATCTCTCCCACACTCCTTGCTTTCCAACCCAATCCTTCAAATGTCAATGGTGTCTCAAAAGGAAAATATGCAATTGGGTTTATCTGCACAGTTTGTGCTGCAGTCGTGACTGCACTAGTTCTTTCCCTCTCACAGTTTTTCTTCAGGAAGGTTATAAAGAAGATATCCTTTAGAGCTGTTGTGGAAATGATTATCTTTCAGTCACTGGTAGCAAGCTGGGTGATACTTGTTGGGCTTTTTGCTAGCAATGAGTGGAAGGGTTTGAGGAGTGAAATGGAGGGGTTTGGATTGGGGAAAGTTTCCTATGCGATGACTCTGGTATGGTCAGCTATATCTTGGCAACTTTTCCAAATTGGAGCAGTGGGATTGATATTTGAAGTGTCTTCTCTGTTCTGCAATGTGATGAGTGCTCTGGCTTTGCCTCTTATTCAAGTATTGGCTGTGATCATTTTCCATGACAAATTCAATGGTTTAAAGGCTATATCAATGGTTCTAGCCATTTGGGGTTTTGTTTCTTACATATACCAGCATTACCTTGATGATCAGAagtccaaaaacataaaaataaatgcaaATGCAGATGCTGATGTTGTTGAAGATATTGCCGATGTAGATGCCAATTAA